A genomic window from Prunus persica cultivar Lovell chromosome G2, Prunus_persica_NCBIv2, whole genome shotgun sequence includes:
- the LOC109947535 gene encoding protein SUPPRESSOR OF npr1-1, CONSTITUTIVE 1-like codes for MHDLVQEMGREIAREQCSRLFITEDVYQVLTNNQRDGYVQAISIDWFEIESLHLKDANFEKMYQLRWLRVGYCHLLCGNSSLQKYPLIVSLDFPNSLRYLDWYYKYPLKSLPSKFSAQNLVVLEMSYSQVVGQLWNEDQSPANLKWINLGFSKHLIEVPNLSRSPKIEHINLNGCQSLVEIPSYFQHLSKLTYLDLEWCTNLKNLPEMPCNLEFLNLCQTAIEELPSSVWSHEKISHLDITYCEYL; via the exons ATGCATGATTTGGTGCAAGAAATGGGTAGGGAAATTGCTCGAGAACAATGCAGTAGGTTGTTCATTACAGAGGATGTCTATCAAGTATTGACAAATAATCAG AGAGACGGATATGTTCAAGCCATATCCATTGACTGGTTTGAGATTGAAAGCCTACACTTGAAAGATGCAAACTTCGAAAAGATGTATCAACTGAGGTGGCTACGTGTCGGTTATTGTCATCTTCTGTGTGGCAATTCAAGTCTCCAGAAGTACCCATTAATTGTTTCCCTTGATTTTCCCAATTCTCTTAGATATCTTGACTGGTACTACAAATATCCTTTGAAATCTTTGCCATCAAAATTTTCTGCTCAAAATCTTGTTGTCCTTGAAATGTCGTACAGCCAAGTTGTGGGGCAACTTTGGAATGAAGACCAG AGTCCTGCGAACTTAAAATGGATCAATCTTGGTTTCTCCAAACATCTAATTGAAGTCCCAAATCTATCTCGAAGTCCAAAAATTGAGCATATAAATCTGAATGGCTGTCAAAGTTTGGTTGAAATTCCTTCATATTTTCAACATCTTAGCAAGCTTACTTATCTTGACCTCGAGTGGTGCACAAATCTCAAAAATCTTCCCGAGATGCCATGCAATCTTGAATTCTTAAATTTATGTCAGACAGCAATAGAGGAATTGCCTTCATCAGTTTGGTCCCATGAAAAAATATCTCACTTAGATATTACATATTGTGAATACCTTTAA
- the LOC109947609 gene encoding disease resistance-like protein CSA1, whose amino-acid sequence MGDAQLRIMRLAIASSKFKQDKIEEASYNSDEESFIAITCSANEIPNWFSHQSEGSSIKIELPRDWFSTDFLGFALSLVVAATTGYMKIGCKYNFKTSNGESHKINHRLNYRFESQEYSLDEVFVWWYNNVFEEVVEGAQSPTAFYKLVTEVNVDFNVLTVYDQPLPVEKCGICLLYGKDAEMIKQRAL is encoded by the exons ATGGGTGATGCACAGCTCAGAATTATGCGATTGGCAATTGCGTCGTCAAAGTTTAAACAAGACAAAATTGAAGAAGCATCATATAATTCAGAtgag GAATCTTTCATTGCCATTACTTGTTCTGCGAATGAAATTCCAAATTGGTTCAGTCATCAAAGTGAGGGATCTTCAATAAAGATTGAGCTTCCTCGTGATTGGTTTAGCACAGATTTCTTGGGTTTCGCTCTATCTCTTGTTGTTGCTGCTACTACAGGTTATATGAAGATTGGATGCAAGTACAACTTCAAAACTAGTAATGGCGAAAGCCATAAAATCAACCATCGTTTGAATTATAGGTTTGAAAGCCAAGAATATTCTCTTGATGAGGTGTTTGTGTGGTGGTATAATAATGTCTTCGAAGAAGTTGTAGAAGGAGCTCAAAGCCCCACTGCGTTTTACAAACTTGTTACTGAGGTCAATGTTGACTTCAACGTATTGACTGTTTATGACCAACCCCTTCCTGTGGAAAAGTGTGGGATATGTCTGTTGTATGGCAAAGACGCTGAGATGATAAAGCAGAGGGCTTTGTAG